One Eubacterium sp. AB3007 genomic window, CACCGTCAAGGAGGCGGTAGCTGCCAATCGGACCAGGCTGTGCTTCTACTGCGCCAAGAGAGACAACATCCAGAACGTGGCGACGGATAACGGGAATCAGACTCTGGCGGAAGCGGAGAACGGAGATACTGCAGAGCCAGAGACGGCCAATGATACAGATACCGACGCGGAAGAGTAACCATACAGAACGCAGACGAGGCTGCTGCATGATTGCAGACAGCCTCGTTTTTTATACGGTGCGGACGATGCCCTTGGTCGACCAGGTGGAGTAATACTTCTGTTTGCCGACCTTCTTGTAGGTGCGGATCCGAACATAGTACTCTGTCCGCCGCTTGAGTTTCTTGATCTTGACAGAGGATTTCTTCGGCTTCCTGACGGTGATCGTCCTGGTTCCTTTTCCGAAAGAGATACTCCTGGAGATCTGGATCTGGTAACCGGAAGTCTGTTTCTTTTGTTTTACCCACTTCAGAGTAAGCTTCTTCTTGCCGGGCCTGTATTTGGTGAGACGGGTGCCCTTGGGCACGATCCGGAAGGTCCCGCTGCGGGTGCCTGTGTACCGCCCCTTTCCACGGATGGTGAACCGGCCGACGCCGACTTTCTTGTTGTTCGAATAGGTGACGGTGAACTCCTTCCCCTGGGTCAGTGCCCTTCCTCTCAGCGTTGCCCGCACACTGGGAGACAAAGCCCTCCCTGACCAGGTTGCCGGACCCGCGCTCACCGATGCGCCTGCCAGGGAGAAGGAAGTTCTCATCTGGCTGCTTCCCAGCCTGATCATCCCGCAACCGGTGTACCGGTCTATTCCCTTCGGGGTGATATCGGTCACGCTTCCCCTAAGCACATCCTCCGCCTCTGTGCGGTTCAGTCCCGGGTTATACAGCCGGACCATGGCCGCGGCTGCTGTCACATGAGGCGCTGCCATAGAGGTGCCGGTGGCTATTTTGTATTCACTGTTTCCTGCATTCCATCCGCTGGCCACATCCACGCCGGGGGCGCCAAAATCCACGTTCTTTCCGTAGTTGGAGAAACTGGCTCGTTTCAGGTCGGTGTTCAGTGCCCCCACGGTGATCACCTCCGGGAAACAGGCCGGAAAAGCCTTGCTGGTCTCAATATCCATGCCGCTATTGCCTGCTGCCACCACCACCATACAGTCGTAGTTGCTACAGATGTTATGGATTGCCTTCTCATAGTTGTCCAGGATCGCCTGATACCTGGCGACGCTGATCCCACTGTTGGTATACAGGTCTCCGCCAAAGCTCACGTTGATGACCCTGGCCCCATGGCTGGCGGCATACTGCATACCAACCAGAAGACTGTTGAAATCCCCGCCTCCATTGCTGTCCGTGGTCCGGACTGCCAGGATCTCTACCTGTGGTGGTGTCGCATCAGCGATGATTCCCGCCACATGGGTACCGTGTCCGTTCTCGTCCAGATAAGGAGTGGACCCTGCGGCGATGTATTTCTTGATTGCTGCGCTGGCCGGGGAGATCCTTCCCTTCAGCAGTTCATGCGTAGGGTTGACCCCGGAGTCCAGCACGCCGACGATCACCTTTCCGGTAGGGCCTCCGGCACTGCTCGCCCTGTCCCGCAGTGCGTCCAGCAGCATCACGTCGCTGCCCCAGGACACGGACCTGGCAGAGGTGCGGTTGCTGGTGGTCTGCGACCAGCTGGCAGCCTTTGTTTCCACAGGCAGGTTCACCATCACAGCGTCCTCCCCATAAGATTTCACCAGATTATGGAAAGCATCCCGGGTCTCCTCCGGGCTATCGTACTGGAGAATATATTCCACCAACGGTTCGTAGTAGACTACGTTGGCAGCACCATAAGTCTCCTTCAGCGCTCCCTGCTCCAGAAACAGGATCAGTTCCTTCTGCTGGAAAGCCTCCAGCCCCTTCTGTTCCTCTGGGTCAGACTCATCCAAAGCCTCTCCCAGCTCATCGATGTCACCGGCCACTTCTACCGGGCCATCCGTTTCCTGTGGCTCTGCCGGGGGTTCTTCTGCAGATGATTCCTGTGGCTCTGCTATCGCACTCTCTGAAGAAACTGGATTTTCCAGCAGTTCCCCTGTCTTCTCTGCGGCAAACGCGGGCACGCTCATGCCTGCCCATAGAACAACACACAATATGAGAATTCCGATTCGTTTATACATAAGTTATTTCTCCCTTGGAATATGTTCTATTATAGCACCACCGACTTAAAAATTCATTAATAATCTCCAACCCCCTTCACCCCAAATATTTGCAGTCACCTGGCATATCTGTTAATATATAGGCAGCACTGAAAGGAGGGCTTTGTGAGCACCGTGATCATAGGCTGTTCTTCTCTGAAGGACTATATAGAACTTGCCCAGCGAAAGGTGGGCACACACTACCCGGTGATCTATCTGAACCGTCTCTATCACCGCGATCCGACGGAGATGCGGGCACATATACTCCAGGCTCTGGCCACTCTAGATCCGGAGGTGGACACCGTTCTGGCAGCCATGGGATTCTGCGGGGGATC contains:
- a CDS encoding S8 family serine peptidase, whose product is MYKRIGILILCVVLWAGMSVPAFAAEKTGELLENPVSSESAIAEPQESSAEEPPAEPQETDGPVEVAGDIDELGEALDESDPEEQKGLEAFQQKELILFLEQGALKETYGAANVVYYEPLVEYILQYDSPEETRDAFHNLVKSYGEDAVMVNLPVETKAASWSQTTSNRTSARSVSWGSDVMLLDALRDRASSAGGPTGKVIVGVLDSGVNPTHELLKGRISPASAAIKKYIAAGSTPYLDENGHGTHVAGIIADATPPQVEILAVRTTDSNGGGDFNSLLVGMQYAASHGARVINVSFGGDLYTNSGISVARYQAILDNYEKAIHNICSNYDCMVVVAAGNSGMDIETSKAFPACFPEVITVGALNTDLKRASFSNYGKNVDFGAPGVDVASGWNAGNSEYKIATGTSMAAPHVTAAAAMVRLYNPGLNRTEAEDVLRGSVTDITPKGIDRYTGCGMIRLGSSQMRTSFSLAGASVSAGPATWSGRALSPSVRATLRGRALTQGKEFTVTYSNNKKVGVGRFTIRGKGRYTGTRSGTFRIVPKGTRLTKYRPGKKKLTLKWVKQKKQTSGYQIQISRSISFGKGTRTITVRKPKKSSVKIKKLKRRTEYYVRIRTYKKVGKQKYYSTWSTKGIVRTV